Proteins encoded within one genomic window of Lentisphaerota bacterium:
- a CDS encoding transposase: protein MDRRGQGEHHRPSSACAAVSDHSKKNSAHLLEGIERLLNQCDGLGSEAMRERTRRHLISQLLCLGRHTLTGVLGTSGRLFCDWSADYRMYSSERVEPEKLFSPVRQSLTARLASGEPLVAALDDTRLRKSGRKTHGVRYTRDPMGPPFHVNFIKAQRFVQTSMACAADNGMARMIPIDFVHAPAPQKPRDEADEQACAQFRKNQRDMALPKVGAERLHALRRAMDEEGQQERPLWAVVDGGYTNGTFIKHLPERTVAVGRIRTDAKLYHLPESTEGKPGRNRVYGDRAPTPEELRQNTDVPWQPVEAFAAGQTHTFKIKTMSPLCWRSAGKQRDLRLIVIAPLGYRLTRHSKMLYRKPAFLICTDPDANIQQIIQAYVWRWDIEVNFRDEKTIIGVGQAQVRHENSVENVPALAVAAYAMLLTAATHAYGPTGQPDTLPAPKWQRKKNLRASTQSLLQHLRHEVWAEALHFSGFVSNPTLNTKPQKLDNTLASALFYAVA, encoded by the coding sequence AACATCATCGCCCATCGTCGGCATGTGCCGCCGTCTCCGATCACAGTAAAAAAAACTCTGCGCATCTCCTCGAAGGGATCGAGAGACTCCTGAACCAGTGCGACGGGCTGGGCAGCGAGGCGATGCGCGAGCGCACTCGCAGACATTTGATCAGTCAGTTGCTCTGCCTGGGCCGACACACCCTGACCGGTGTGCTCGGGACATCAGGACGGCTGTTTTGCGATTGGAGCGCCGATTACAGAATGTATTCGTCCGAACGCGTTGAGCCCGAGAAGCTGTTTAGCCCCGTCCGCCAGAGCCTGACGGCGAGACTCGCTTCCGGCGAACCCCTTGTGGCGGCCCTGGATGACACGCGTCTGCGTAAGAGCGGACGCAAAACGCATGGGGTCAGATACACCCGCGACCCCATGGGTCCCCCGTTCCACGTTAACTTCATCAAGGCCCAACGATTCGTTCAGACCTCTATGGCCTGTGCGGCCGATAATGGAATGGCCCGGATGATCCCCATTGACTTTGTCCATGCCCCGGCGCCACAGAAGCCGCGTGACGAGGCCGACGAGCAAGCCTGCGCCCAGTTCCGCAAGAACCAACGCGACATGGCTCTGCCGAAAGTCGGCGCTGAACGCCTGCACGCGTTACGCCGCGCCATGGATGAAGAAGGGCAGCAAGAAAGGCCGCTATGGGCGGTTGTCGATGGCGGCTATACCAACGGCACCTTTATTAAGCACCTGCCAGAACGAACGGTTGCCGTCGGCCGGATCCGCACCGACGCCAAGCTTTATCACCTGCCCGAGTCGACAGAAGGAAAACCGGGCCGCAATCGCGTCTATGGGGATCGCGCACCCACGCCCGAAGAACTCCGCCAGAATACGGACGTGCCCTGGCAACCCGTCGAAGCTTTCGCGGCCGGCCAAACACACACCTTTAAAATCAAGACGATGAGCCCTCTGTGCTGGCGATCCGCCGGAAAGCAACGCGACTTGCGCCTCATCGTTATCGCCCCGTTGGGATATCGACTGACCCGACATTCCAAAATGCTCTACCGCAAGCCCGCTTTCCTGATCTGCACCGACCCCGATGCAAACATCCAGCAGATCATTCAAGCCTACGTATGGCGCTGGGATATCGAAGTCAATTTCCGTGACGAGAAAACCATCATCGGCGTCGGCCAGGCACAAGTCCGTCACGAGAACTCTGTCGAAAATGTCCCGGCTCTGGCGGTTGCCGCCTATGCCATGCTGCTCACGGCCGCCACGCATGCCTACGGACCCACCGGCCAACCTGACACGTTGCCCGCACCCAAATGGCAACGCAAAAAAAACCTCAGAGCCTCCACGCAGTCACTGCTCCAGCATCTTCGCCACGAGGTCTGGGCCGAGGCCCTGCATTTCTCCGGCTTCGTGTCCAACCCCACCCTGAACACGAAGCCGCAGAAACTCGATAACACGCTGGCCTCTGCCCTATTCTACGCTGTCGCATGA